In Euphorbia lathyris chromosome 2, ddEupLath1.1, whole genome shotgun sequence, the sequence ctttaggagggctgaatttgaggtttgtgagcaagcacgaggtgtcaccccaatattaaaacaaaatacacctcttcatttgccaaatgatgtgcacaactcattctttatctatttcagccacaatttcgaccaaagcttcagcaaaaccttccttgttcataccctaaacctctccaaagaaaactcttccaatttcttccattttcgagtcaaacaagtcaagttaggaagcatactaggtgatagacacgagttgaaggttagtatgttgttttagcttgttttctatgagtttgagattctgaaatacctaggtatgatcataggatttgttgtggatgagttgtgatggattttgttgagttttggtgttgtttaaagtggttataggttgtccaaatgaaagatatgtatcaagtgccctaaacagaaatctagggtactgctttcagtcattttggagcatgtttttcatattgatattgttcgaatttgaagatacataaacaataacatatgttcctatatgtgttatgaaaccctctgtaaaatatgggactttaattccatatatagaggaagaaaacctagatggatcatgactgcctcgaaattgaatgtcatgtgaggcagccatgttgatgtagcattttgaggatcttaaattccgaattggagaaagtttcttcATACAAAGGTGTTCCtaaatacttgaagtatatgtctgtaaaaggatttggcaatccattgtgtttattgtgagctaggttgagtgaattatggtagatgcaaatctgaatagtctgtttcttggctggaaacaggaccgaatcattttgcatgccatatattgtgtagaagtgatattaaagtgaattttggatatgttatacccatatatgtgtagtttcagtaggttcaagaatcagggcatttggattaatatagagaaagttatggcagaatgtgtgcaagtaggtcatgtgatgatctaagacaaaaggattagattgcctgaactttgtggcattagtgtcttgtaaatcatatagcattccttagtttctattttcattaagtttatgttaaatctaattgtatcaatgttatgtgacattaggagggcaaggtgcaattgaacgcacacccgctcgtgttgaatagatcgaaccaagtgcgacggtaagcatattgcttatatatgtgtatgaatgtattgtgccttgtgacttgttgagtgtgagatgtggttgaatctgatgtgaatgatgtggataatgtttgagtgtttatgatacgtcatgattgataagaaagtgttatgattgagtatgttgcagtgttatgcgtaaatacggcatgttaagccttgtgcacatactggaactgaataatggttggattataaatgaatatgagcttgcttagatggatatgtgaaatggtccaagttgagagtgctatccgaatattgtgagccggaagcacatgtgttgagatatatgagtacgtgagtgagtgtaactcctccgtagcacagatgattgtattccgaatttagtgagccggaatacagattgggcccaaggaccattttatatatattgtctaagtatagcaaggcctttctaaaatcagtattactattctaaatgaataaattctaacttggtactgatgacctattttggtttgtgctctttacattacttgtatatacatatatgtgtaatatgtttattgagtaggcagctcaccccttgccaacagattttacaggttaggtggagttcttcttgcttaaggtcgcaccagcagtgtcagtccattctcatctaggcattttggagtcttgtgaatgtacttttgttttgtaaatcctctgtgtaggataatgacttaaacgtgtattgtaaattaaaaatgctttctcttatgtataatatgtaaaatttatatgagattgaagtttatatgattgagaattgaaaacatgtctatgactgatattgtgtgagatatcatgtgatccaaatgaAGGGGTTACAAAGGtagtcttaacatccatttgatgtcgCTCTAGGTCCAAACCTACCACAACTGCGAGTATGAGCCTTGTGGAAGTAAATCTCACAACAAGAGAAAATGTCTCCTCAAAGTCCATTCCTTCCTGTTGTGTATAGCCCTTGACGACTAAGTGAGCCTTGTAGCTATCGATACTGCCATcaacatttcacttaaccttGAGAACCCATTTGTTCCCAATTGCCCTTCTACCCTTAGGTAAGTCAACCAAATCCCAAACATGGTTGACTTGCATGGAAgttatttcttcttctatttccTTAATACATTTGTCCTTTTTGGGACATGAGAGAGCTTGTTGAATATTCTTCGGTTTCGTATCATCAGAAGGAGTTACTAAAAGAGCTGAGCCTTAGACATCTAATCATCAGTGATCAACTTTTTATCTTTTAGTGTGACGCAGTTCCGAATCCTGGTAGACGAATTTCATGTATTAATCATAATTGAGCATGCTCGCACTGGGACCAAGTTCCATATTTTTCATAATAATGGGGAATTACACTCCAACTTGCAACCAGATCTAGAGTATTCGTAACGTTCTGAGGTACATTGACATGATCTTGTTCCTCGAATTCCTGAGTGATTTAAACATTATCATGTTCCTCAGAAATTCTCCCACTCGAATTAAGAGGTCTGTTAGGCTCTAATTCCTCATAGAGAGTGCTATCTTGGTCCACATCACCTGATTTCGGAAATTCGTTTTCCAGAAAGATGACATCTCATGATTCAAATTCTGTAACTCTTCTATCTTCATTTTCTCCCACTATACCATATCCTTTTGACAGTTCTGGGTATCTTATAAAGATACATTTCTTACCCCTTGGGCCTAGTTTCCCAAACTTACTTGAGGTGTCAAGGGCGAAAGCGGTGCATCCCCAAGGTTTTACATAGTTTAAAACGGGCTTGCAACCGGTCCATAGTTCATATAGAGTGAAAGTTACAGATTTGGAGAGCACTCGATTTAGGACGTAGGTTGCCATGAGTAACGCATCTCCACAAAATAAAATGGGTAAGTTAGCCTTGGCCATCAAGGACCTAACCATATCGAGAAGAGCTATATTCCTCCTCTAGACAACACCATTTTTGTTGCGGATTCTATCAAATTGTCAACTGATGTTCAATTCCCTTTTCATCATATAAAGCATTGAATTCATCTAAAAGATATACTCGACCTCGATCAGTTCTCAAGGCTTTGACTTTTCTATCTAACTGATTCTCGGCTAAGTTCATTAACTTTTTGAAACAACATAATGCCTCAGATTTATTAGACATGAGATAGACGTTACCATATCTAGTATAGTCGTCAATAAGGTGATGAAGTAGTAGGCCACGTGCATTGCCCTCACATTTATTGGACCACCCCAAAATTATTTCGAGCAGACCTGCAAAAATCGACTATGAACAGACATTGGGAGATGTCGCACGCGCCGCGCGTGTGGGCGGCTACCAGCAGCACGTGCAGGCTACACATCGCCTTCTCGACATCCGACGGTCATGAGACTTCGGGCAATGGGGCATTTTTGAGGTCTCTGAGTTTGATGGTATGGTCGGTTTCGGGTTTTGGCGACTGGAAATATACGTTATAGAGCAAACGTTTGGTGTGTATTAAATTGCCTAATCTCGCCAAAAAATTCCAGTAGCCTCTGGAGCGATTTCGACAGACCAAAAATATCTTGAGACACATTAAAAACACAGATTTGAGACTTGACTCAACCGAGCATGCAATTatccaattaaaaaaataatagaatCACAAATCATGCATAAAGGGTTCCTAACAAATGGAACACGGAGCGAAAGGACTTTGATACCATTGTAGGCTTCATTGGAGAAGCTTAATGGATTTCTCTAACCTCTAAGGAACGAGTAATGAACCTGGATCTATCAATAAGTAAATCAATAGATTTATGCGCAGATCCGTTGAATAACAACGGAAGTAATTGACATTGACTCTGTATCACTGATTTAGGAGGTTACCACACCAAAGGAGTAATGTCAATTATTTTACGAACTAAGAACGTAAATAGAagacaaagagagagagagagagagagagagagagactcttttcttttcttatatcTTAAGCTATCTTAGGGTTTTAGTCTTCttagctatctatttatagctaggataaaaccctaaccctaatcctAATCTGACTAGGTTACAGGCGGGCCATAAATGGATCAGTAAATGGGCCAAGACCCATTTACTCCATTTATCCCTACataaagtattacaattacacaaTTGAGTTCTAATTACAACCAAAGACACTTTtactttaaataaaattatttttacacaTAGACAAAATACAATCCcccaaaaaataacttcttaaatcgaaacaataaattaTATGGTGgatattttacgtttttttactattttgacCATTTATAAACTTCATTTCACATGGTTACAATTTGATTTTGGAGTTTgtattttgtcaatatataaaagtaattaaaaaaaattaaaaaatgctcTTGATTTTTATCAGAACTTAAcaatttaatttcaaatattttgttttataaaaaaatatcacatacctctttcaaaattttaaaccgcaaatTTCTATTTGCAAATAAAGCTACCCACGAGCATTTTCTTGTGTACTTTGCCCTTATTATTTACCGAtagtgagagaagaaagagcctccaataataaattattaataaaaaaaatgaaataagaagAGGACTAGGAATGGAGAGAGACTCCTCGATAATAGAGGGGATGAGAAGACTCTTAATGATTCGTGGACTTACGGAGATGCTGTTGAAGCTGGTTCTTAGCTTTCTCTCTTAAATTTTAGGGTCAAATAcattaatatcataattaagtacaaattACAACTAGTCATATAAtgaaacttaattcttaatacgtcattattttgtatatattatgattttataccataactTAAAAATggtagactccaattcatatattataaaccctaaaaaatatattctaaacttctaatttataaattataattattaaaatatattaaaagtactgattttactagtttgatataatccaaaattatggcttgacatagttgtaaatagtttttaaaagatgaatttctgtgtaattttctctAAATTTTAGCTTAAAAGCCTCACTAAGAGACGGTTGGAGATACTTTTAACCCTCCATCTAATAGCATCataattatttttatcaaaaattaaagtttagtgTAAGAGTTCTCGACTGTGCCTAATGTCAAGaatttcaaattaaataaaatcaaataaaacaTTATAAGAAAATAGTTTTATGTGTGAAATGAAGAAAAAATTTCAAACACAGGATAAAAAGGTTAACCGGTAAAAGACCAATTTAtcccttatttaatttaatcttcATAATCTAAATAGATTTAACATCCATATAATACACAAATGTTTAGAAGATTACACCTAATTCTTATGATTCTGTTGCATCTCTCGAAAGTAATATGGCATAGCAGTTGTATTAGTGGTAATAAGATGAATTATGATATGCGTATTTATATTTCGATTTATATGTTAATAAATCTAACAAAATGAATTAATTCATTAGTAACTAGATATTGAAAAATTGGAggacttaaaataaaataaacttttGTTTGGACCAAAATAAGATTTTTTAATCAACACTCACTTCCCAACTACTCACTTACACATCCATAAATTGGATACTTATATTTGCACATTTTATTTCCCTTAAAAACTTATGTCCGTGGCTCATCTAATTTCAGCCACAAATTCAACAATCTAAATTTTACTAGATATGTCTTAATTTTGTATTCAAATAGGCTAGATTTTTTTTAAGGTAACAAATAGGCTAGATTTTTGTACTAACCTCAAATACGGTTTGACTTTTTAATACTAGATACATGATTGTTGCCTTATAtagttactttgtcaaaaaaaaaaaagtaagcatAGACTCTATCATGATGATTTCAGTAGAATTTTCAAGATTGATATAATACTTTGTTAATGATATTGATTACAATAGCACAAAAACCAGGTTTTTACAAAATTGAACCGGATCAGCCGGTTCGGTTTGATTAGTCCGGATTGAACTTATTAATAGTTATCTAGTTACCAATTCTACTTGGGATTCCgtttttaaaacattgaaaAAGCACTATAAATACACAGAGACATTGGAACTTATAAAATCATAATCAACATATCAACACATTTACTAGAAATGGCTATAGCTGTGTACTTAGAAGTGGCAGCAGCGTTTGTTTCAATTTATCTTGTTTGGCTATGGTGGTCTACCAGAAACTCACTATTCACAGATTGGCCTGTGGTCGGTATGATCCCTGGACTTCTCTATAACATATCTCAAATCCACGATTTCGCAACTGctgttcttcaacaaaataatGGAACCTTTGTTTTTAAAGGTCCATGGTTCTCCTCCATGGACTTTCTCCTCACTAGTGATCCCATGAACGTTTATCACACTTTAAGCAAAAACTTCTCTAATTATGTTAAAGGCCCTGAGTTTAACCAGATCTTCGATTACATGGGAGATGTAATTTTCACTCTAGATTCTGATAGATGGAGAATTCAAAGGAATATGTTTCATTCTTTGTTGAAAGACAAGAGGTTTGAGCTTGCCGTACACACCTCTTTGCACCAAAAGATTTCAGAATGTTTATTCTCGCTTTTTGATAATGCCTGCAAATTGGGAAATGAGGTAGATTTAAAAGACGTGTTTCAAGATTTTACTTTCGATCATATCTGTATTTTATTGTTTGGTATGGATCCTAAGACTTTGTCCATGGAATCCCCAAGTGCTCCTGCTGTGCAAGCCTTTGATGATATTACACAAGGTTTCTTTTATCGCTATAGTGTTCCTGGTGTTATTTGGAAGCTCCAGAGATGGTTACAGAtaggagaagagaagaagatgagCAAAGCATGCCGTACTTTTGATAATTTTGTGGAGAATTGCATTCAAACAAAccaacaaaaagagaaaaacattaACGAATTCGATATGTTAACATACTTTCTGCAGGTGGAAGATCAGAAAGACAATCTATCAAGCAAGTTTATAAGAGATATGGTTGTGTTTGTTCTGGCTGCAGGAAGAGATACAACAAGTGCTGCTCTTTTTTGGACATTTTGGCTAATTTCAACAAACCCATCTTCACAAAAAAAGGTATTGGAAGAGATGGAACAGCATTTTGGGAGTGATAATAACGATGACAAGTTGAGATTTTTGGATTTTGAAAAAATGGAGAAACTTGTTTATCTACATGGAGTTGTATGTGAGGCTCTAAGATTTTATCCACCGGTACCGTATAACCGCAAAGCGTCGATTGAATCGGATATTCTCCCGAGTGGTCATCATATCTCTAAAAATACAAAGATTATGTATTCTTTGTATGCAATGGGAAGGATGAAGGAAATATGGGGTGAAGATTGCTTAGAATTCAAGCCGGAGAGATGGATTTCGGATAGTGGAGGAATCGAACATCAACCTTCATACAAGTTTATAGCATTCAATACTGGACCAAGAACTTGTTTAGGTAAAAATTTGGGCTTGTTGCAGATAAAATCAGTTGTTTGTGCAATCTTGTGGAATTATTCTCTTCACTTCATTGAAGATCAGAATGTTTTGCCATCTTGTTCTGTAATTCTTCATCCAAAAACTGGTTTGAAGGTTAGAGTTTTCAAAAGACATGCTTATTAAGGAAAGAAGAATGAAACACAGAATAAATATTAATGTTAAGTTGTTTGTAAAACTATGTTTTCATGTCTatgaaataaatgaaataacaaTGTGTTAGTTTCATTTGCTTATACATTGTAAATGAAGGAATACTAACTATGAAATATATTTTGCAAGTGtgattattttagtttttacaTCTGTTACCTAACGGACGGTCTTCCATTGATGATAGCATTTTTTTCTTATGACCCGTTGTCTAGCCGGAAAATCCCAGAAAGAGGTTTTCTTTTCTGGTTCGGCCAGGCTTCTGTCATGGCCAGCCATTGCAGAAGTTGAAGATGAAAGGAATAGCAACGTTATTAATATTAGTGTTTTGATTCTGAATTCCATTAGTGGATGCTTGCCTATTTAATTTGAGTTTGACCTTACCCATTTTTGTCGGTGGtggttttatttttcaagaatttAGATTGAGTCAGTGAGGTATGAAAGGGGAGATTTTGAGTTCATCTATAATTTGTTTCTGAATGTCATCATCTATAATTTGTTTCTGAATGTCATCAAAATGTTAAGCTTTAATTTTGAGTATTGAATTCACTTATGGGTTTATATGCAAATGAAATTGCAAAATGGATATGAAAAATGTATCTCTGAATTATAATTGTATGGAAATTCTATATGTTACTTTGTTTAAAACAAAGTAATAATCTTTGTTAGTATCCAATACTAATTGAATAtatgttaataaaaataattgaaaaaatTAACCTTCTataataggttatatttaattctggaaattttaaaaattattaattataaggtaaataatttatcagtttctatattttaatctaatcactATTTAGTCATTATGGGTTAATAATATCCTACTTAGTCTTTAATTTTAGTTcaattcaacagtttagtcctTTATAGAGGGAACTTATAGAGGGgtgccttctatgcttactttgttttttacaaagtaaactTTACTTTGTTCTTCCTACCAGTGGataagcttactttgtcaaagttcatcaacatccaatggtggaaaaaacaaagtaatgcttactttgtaaaaaaacaaagtaagcatagcttaACCCCTTATAGAGGAACTAATATGTTCAATAACTTAAAAATTTAAGTGACAAAACcgttgatcaaaataaaaaataaacaatataTTAGGTATTTAATATAAggattgataaattatttacaatataattaattttttaaaatttatatctaAAACCTatgattttagttttttttttgaattaagttcatttgtttttttattttttttaaatatcaatttattaattaagtcatattttatgtaaattaaatctaaaaaataaaatagttacataaattttaatttttttttacgtaaaattctattttctcataaggtttgtagatttttcatcttaaaataaaaatgttacataaatttagtctaactttttgtaaattatgtcaaaaaaataaaagagtttcgtaaaattcaaaggttttatgtaaaactataATTTTCACAAAGTTTCTAGATTTTTTCTTATACAATTacaaggttatgtaaatttagtcaaactttatgtaaattatgctTAAAACATTAACGTAAATTATGCTTAAAAGATTAACGTAAATTATGcttaaaagatttacgtaaattatgcttaaaagatttacgtaaattcAAAGGTCTtacgtaaaattctatttttccacaagtttgtggattttttctcctgcaatgttacgtaaatttagtcaaactttacgtaaattatgtcaaaaaataaaagatttacatacaATTCataagttttacataaaactatatttttacaaggtttgtggatttttttctctgaaaataacaaggttacctAAAATTAGtcaaactttatgtaaattatatctaaaaataaaagacttATGTAAAGtccaaatgttttacgtaaaactctatttttcacaaggtttgtggatttttctcctaatgTAACAAGGttatataaatttagtcaaattttacgtaaattatgtttaaaaataaaagatttacataaagttcaaaggttttacataaaactctatatttcacaaggtttctggatttttttatacaataacaagattatgtaaatttagtcaaactttatataaattatgtctaaaaataaaaagatttacgtaaagtttaaaggttttacaaAAGACCCTATTTTTCACAAAGTTTGTGGATTttaactcctaaaataacaaggttatgtaaatttaaaaattttaggtaaattatgtcaaaaaataaaagatttacgtaaagttcgaaggttttacgtaaaactctatttttcacaaggtttatgaattttttctccaaacataacaaggttacgtaaatttagtccaactttacgtgaattatgtctaaaact encodes:
- the LOC136217260 gene encoding alkane hydroxylase MAH1-like, coding for MAIAVYLEVAAAFVSIYLVWLWWSTRNSLFTDWPVVGMIPGLLYNISQIHDFATAVLQQNNGTFVFKGPWFSSMDFLLTSDPMNVYHTLSKNFSNYVKGPEFNQIFDYMGDVIFTLDSDRWRIQRNMFHSLLKDKRFELAVHTSLHQKISECLFSLFDNACKLGNEVDLKDVFQDFTFDHICILLFGMDPKTLSMESPSAPAVQAFDDITQGFFYRYSVPGVIWKLQRWLQIGEEKKMSKACRTFDNFVENCIQTNQQKEKNINEFDMLTYFLQVEDQKDNLSSKFIRDMVVFVLAAGRDTTSAALFWTFWLISTNPSSQKKVLEEMEQHFGSDNNDDKLRFLDFEKMEKLVYLHGVVCEALRFYPPVPYNRKASIESDILPSGHHISKNTKIMYSLYAMGRMKEIWGEDCLEFKPERWISDSGGIEHQPSYKFIAFNTGPRTCLGKNLGLLQIKSVVCAILWNYSLHFIEDQNVLPSCSVILHPKTGLKVRVFKRHAY